CTTTTAATGAAGTTAGAATGGCTTACAATGTAACCTTTTCATTTATTAACTGTCTAAACTTCGTTTCTTATTCCACAGGCACCGTATCCTTCTTGTGCTTCTTGTGACGTTCCTGCTCATCTTACCACTGGAATTTCTGTAGCAACAAAAGAAAATGTTGATGACTCTGTGCCTGCAGAACTTGAACATCAATCTATTCTAACTAACCGTGGTGTCTTGGGTGTGGAAAATCAGAAACCAGGGCAACACGCTCAAACAACACCTTCTTTCCCTGGAGTTGTAATTGAGAACAATGCAACAGCAAGTAAGGCTGATGTGGTGTTAAATGCTAATGCCACCGAAGCAGAAACCAGAAGTGACCATAGTGGTGCGCTTCCAACAAAATCCATGAGTCTTAACATCACAAGGATAGTTGCACTAATGAATGATCATTCTTCTGATGCTGATGAGGTTGAATCAAGACCTGGTCAATTGTCAGTCATGGTTAATGGGTATAGTGTTAAGGAGGAAGTAGCACCTCTCCTGGAGAAGATCTTCCTTAAGCACGGAGATATTGCAAGGAATAGCTCCTTCACTTCAGTGAAACTTTCTTCATCACTCCTGGAGTTGGTTTGCGACATCTATAACAAATTGGAAGCAACAGATTTGCCAAGCATAACCTCCACAGAGCTCCAATCTATGCTTGCTGAAATTAGAGATCTCGAGTCTGCCAAAATAGATGTCGGGTGGCTCCATCGAAGGTTGAATGATATCTGTCAGGCCAAACAACTTGGCAAGGACTATTGCAAATTGAAGGAGGCAAAAACCAAAAACCTTGAAGTGATGGAGGCAAAAAAGAAAGAACTGGATGAA
The nucleotide sequence above comes from Lycium barbarum isolate Lr01 chromosome 3, ASM1917538v2, whole genome shotgun sequence. Encoded proteins:
- the LOC132634359 gene encoding MATH domain and coiled-coil domain-containing protein At3g29580-like, whose product is MSLNITRIVALMNDHSSDADEVESRPGQLSVMVNGYSVKEEVAPLLEKIFLKHGDIARNSSFTSVKLSSSLLELVCDIYNKLEATDLPSITSTELQSMLAEIRDLESAKIDVGWLHRRLNDICQAKQLGKDYCKLKEAKTKNLEVMEAKKKELDELKEELAALQGRIREREDELGIAHREDERIMQRFADSKAKVSGFLKKSLVHDLV